The following coding sequences lie in one Deinococcus sp. YIM 134068 genomic window:
- a CDS encoding alpha/beta hydrolase family protein codes for MSPTSLQETQVPGGTRTRLELRVGGASVPAILQLPTTRPERRAPAALLLHGYSSRGEVMADSVGGALLRRGIASLAPDLPLHGTRGNPLELQSLRNPLEVARLWRLALREGEEGVGFLRSHPALHPARVAVVGYSLGSFLAVRLAAVRREVGAVVLVAGGDLPLGTPLTTVARAIVDPPRSVRSLAGRPLLMVNGRQDPVIRPDQAERLFAAASEPKELRWWNGGHAVPLSMMEEAADWLAARLGGEE; via the coding sequence ATGTCGCCCACCAGTCTTCAGGAAACTCAAGTGCCCGGCGGGACGCGTACCCGGCTCGAACTGCGCGTCGGGGGAGCGTCCGTGCCCGCCATCCTCCAGCTTCCAACCACGCGCCCGGAGAGACGAGCGCCCGCCGCCCTCCTCCTGCACGGCTATTCCTCGCGCGGGGAGGTGATGGCGGATTCGGTCGGTGGTGCTCTGCTGCGGCGCGGGATAGCCTCGCTCGCCCCCGATCTGCCGCTGCACGGGACGCGCGGCAATCCGCTGGAACTCCAGTCGCTCCGAAATCCGCTGGAGGTCGCCCGGTTGTGGCGGCTCGCCCTGCGCGAGGGGGAGGAGGGCGTGGGCTTCCTGCGCTCCCACCCGGCCCTGCACCCGGCGCGGGTGGCGGTCGTCGGATACTCGCTCGGCTCGTTCCTCGCGGTGCGGCTGGCGGCGGTGCGGCGCGAGGTGGGCGCGGTGGTCCTCGTGGCGGGCGGCGACCTGCCGCTGGGCACGCCGTTGACAACGGTCGCCCGCGCCATCGTGGACCCCCCGCGCTCCGTCCGCTCGCTTGCCGGACGCCCGCTGCTGATGGTGAACGGTCGCCAGGACCCGGTGATCCGCCCCGATCAGGCCGAACGCCTCTTCGCCGCCGCGAGCGAGCCGAAGGAACTGCGCTGGTGGAACGGCGGGCACGCGGTTCCCCTGTCCATGATGGAAGAGGCGGCGGACTGGCTGGCGGCGCGGCTGGGCGGCGAGGAGTAG
- a CDS encoding Gfo/Idh/MocA family protein, which produces MSRRLRMGMVGGGAGAFIGAVHRHAAALDGQIDLVAGALSSTPEKARASGRALGLPEDRTYGSWEEMLERELSREDRIDFVSVVTPNHMHYPVARAFAAAGIHVISDKPLVTSSEQAADLMRVVAETGVVFAVTYNYTGYPMVRQARQMVRSGQLGELRKVTVEYHQGWLAEEQDEATNKQAGWRTDPARSGLGGAIGDIGSHAENLISTVTGLELEAVCADLTAFVPGRRLDDDASVLLRFRGGARGLLTVSQVEIGAENDLRLRVHGTRGSLLWRQEDPNHLTYDTLGGPRQVLTRGGPGLSEEAQRATRLPAGHPEGFLEAFANVYLGAAAHIRAGLEGQGHTPDYPTVEDGARGVHFIERVVESSRGGEKWTDAVWTGGQGQMATTRQE; this is translated from the coding sequence ATGAGCCGCCGTCTCCGCATGGGCATGGTGGGGGGCGGCGCGGGGGCCTTCATCGGGGCCGTCCACCGCCACGCCGCCGCGCTGGACGGGCAGATCGACCTCGTGGCGGGGGCGCTGTCGAGCACGCCGGAAAAGGCGAGGGCGTCGGGCCGGGCGCTGGGTCTCCCCGAGGACCGCACCTACGGCAGTTGGGAGGAGATGCTGGAGCGTGAGCTATCGCGGGAGGACCGCATCGACTTCGTGTCGGTCGTCACGCCCAACCATATGCATTACCCGGTCGCGCGGGCCTTCGCGGCGGCGGGCATCCACGTCATCAGCGACAAGCCGCTCGTGACGAGCAGCGAGCAGGCGGCGGACCTGATGCGGGTGGTCGCCGAGACAGGGGTGGTCTTCGCCGTCACGTACAACTACACGGGCTACCCGATGGTGCGCCAGGCCCGCCAGATGGTCCGCTCGGGGCAACTCGGGGAGCTTCGCAAGGTGACGGTCGAGTACCACCAGGGCTGGCTCGCCGAGGAGCAGGACGAGGCCACGAACAAGCAGGCGGGCTGGCGCACCGACCCCGCCCGCAGCGGCCTCGGCGGGGCCATCGGCGACATCGGCTCGCACGCCGAGAACCTGATCTCCACCGTCACCGGGCTGGAGCTGGAGGCCGTGTGCGCCGACCTCACCGCCTTCGTGCCGGGGCGGCGGCTGGACGACGACGCCTCCGTGCTGCTGCGCTTCCGGGGCGGGGCGAGGGGCCTCCTCACCGTCTCGCAGGTGGAAATCGGGGCCGAGAACGACCTGCGGCTGCGCGTCCACGGCACACGCGGCAGCCTGCTGTGGCGGCAGGAGGACCCCAACCACCTCACCTACGACACGCTGGGCGGTCCACGTCAGGTCCTCACGCGCGGCGGCCCCGGCCTGAGCGAGGAGGCGCAGAGAGCAACCCGCCTTCCCGCCGGGCACCCCGAGGGCTTTCTGGAGGCCTTCGCCAACGTCTACCTCGGGGCCGCCGCCCACATCCGCGCGGGGCTGGAGGGCCAGGGCCACACGCCCGATTACCCCACCGTGGAGGACGGCGCGCGGGGCGTGCACTTCATCGAGCGCGTGGTGGAGAGCAGCCGGGGCGGGGAGAAGTGGACGGACGCGGTGTGGACGGGCGGGCAGGGTCAGATGGCGACAACGCGCCAGGAGTGA
- a CDS encoding glycoside hydrolase family 127 protein translates to MTDPVNNPARFTPLPLRDVILDDAFWKPRLETNRTVTLPFLYGQLERVGTIDALDLRPRPLRVPRHPGSAVTPQMWWDSDLAKWIETAAACLATHSDPALEAQVDALIERMVAAQQPGGYFNTFFTALEPENRLTNERDWHELYNAGHLIEAAVAHAEATGKTAFLDMMERYTRFLMGVYGEGPGQRRGYPGHEEIELALVKLYRLTGKREYLDFARYFVDERGRQPHFFDEEARARGETPDPALLSHGDALPYEYMQAHRPVREQDKVVGHAVRAMYLYSAMADLAAELGDDSLRHACERLWEDLTTRRLYVTGGLGPSAHNEGMTTDYDLPNDTAYAETCAAVGLVFWAQRMLNLTGEGRYADVMERALYNNVLGGVARDGRHFFYDNPLESRGDKHRWEWHACPCCPPNVSRLLASLGHYFYGQNEGGIAVHLYAEGTARFEVGGQPVTLHQHTAYPWDGRVELSFDLERPAPFTLSLRLPGWCRDPQLSVNGEAVDLSGVRDGYVHLTREWDARDRVALHLPMPVERVYAHPDVRQDAGLVALQRGPVVYCVEGTDAGVSPHRLVLPRDAALSATFEPELLGGISIIRGEARVEESGDWTGTLYRTAPPRQATAPLCAVPYALWDQREPGDMRVWLRGE, encoded by the coding sequence ATGACCGACCCCGTGAACAACCCCGCGCGCTTCACGCCGCTGCCGCTTCGGGACGTGATCCTCGACGACGCGTTCTGGAAGCCCCGGCTGGAGACCAACCGGACCGTCACCCTGCCCTTCCTGTACGGGCAACTGGAGCGGGTGGGGACCATCGATGCCCTCGACCTGCGACCGCGCCCCCTGCGCGTCCCCCGTCACCCCGGCAGCGCCGTCACGCCGCAGATGTGGTGGGATTCGGACCTCGCCAAGTGGATCGAGACCGCCGCCGCCTGCCTCGCCACCCACTCCGACCCGGCGCTGGAAGCGCAGGTGGACGCCCTGATCGAGCGGATGGTGGCGGCGCAGCAGCCCGGCGGGTACTTCAACACCTTCTTCACGGCCCTGGAGCCGGAGAACCGCCTCACCAACGAGCGCGACTGGCACGAGCTGTACAACGCCGGGCACCTGATCGAAGCGGCGGTGGCCCACGCCGAGGCGACCGGCAAGACCGCCTTTCTCGACATGATGGAGCGGTACACCCGCTTCCTGATGGGCGTGTACGGCGAGGGTCCCGGCCAGAGGCGCGGCTACCCCGGCCACGAGGAGATCGAGCTGGCGCTGGTGAAACTGTATCGCCTCACGGGCAAGCGCGAATATCTGGACTTCGCCCGGTATTTCGTGGACGAGCGCGGGCGGCAGCCGCACTTCTTCGACGAGGAGGCGCGGGCGCGGGGGGAGACGCCCGACCCCGCCCTCCTTTCCCACGGCGACGCGCTCCCCTACGAGTACATGCAGGCTCACCGACCCGTGCGCGAGCAGGACAAGGTGGTGGGCCACGCCGTCCGCGCCATGTACCTCTACAGCGCGATGGCCGACCTCGCCGCCGAGTTGGGGGACGACTCCCTGCGCCATGCCTGCGAGCGGTTGTGGGAGGACCTCACCACCCGGCGTCTGTACGTCACGGGCGGCCTCGGCCCCTCCGCGCACAACGAGGGCATGACCACCGACTACGACCTCCCCAACGACACGGCCTACGCCGAGACGTGCGCCGCCGTGGGGCTGGTGTTCTGGGCACAGCGGATGCTGAACCTGACGGGCGAGGGCCGGTACGCCGACGTGATGGAACGTGCGCTGTACAACAACGTGCTCGGCGGCGTGGCGCGGGATGGGCGGCACTTCTTCTACGACAACCCGCTGGAGAGTCGCGGGGACAAGCACCGCTGGGAGTGGCACGCCTGCCCCTGCTGCCCGCCGAATGTCTCCCGCCTGCTCGCCTCGCTGGGGCATTACTTCTATGGGCAGAACGAAGGGGGAATCGCCGTTCACCTGTACGCGGAGGGCACCGCCCGGTTCGAGGTGGGCGGCCAGCCCGTCACCCTCCACCAGCACACCGCCTACCCCTGGGACGGAAGGGTTGAGCTGAGCTTCGACCTCGAACGCCCCGCACCCTTCACCCTGTCCCTGCGGCTGCCGGGGTGGTGCCGTGATCCGCAGCTCTCGGTGAATGGCGAGGCGGTGGACCTGTCGGGCGTCCGCGACGGCTACGTCCATCTCACCCGCGAGTGGGACGCGCGCGACCGGGTGGCCCTCCACCTGCCCATGCCTGTGGAGCGGGTGTATGCCCACCCAGACGTTCGGCAGGACGCGGGATTGGTGGCCCTGCAACGCGGTCCCGTCGTGTACTGCGTGGAGGGAACCGACGCGGGCGTTTCCCCCCACCGACTCGTCCTGCCGCGCGACGCGGCCCTGAGCGCCACCTTCGAGCCGGAGTTGCTCGGCGGCATCAGCATCATTCGTGGCGAGGCGCGGGTCGAGGAGTCCGGCGACTGGACGGGAACGCTGTACCGGACCGCTCCCCCTCGTCAGGCCACCGCCCCGCTGTGCGCCGTGCCCTACGCGCTGTGGGACCAGCGTGAACCTGGGGACATGCGCGTGTGGCTGCGCGGGGAGTGA
- a CDS encoding zinc-dependent alcohol dehydrogenase: MSHPAAVLTGPGQFALTQRDLPTPGPGEVVVEIRTVGVCGSDIHMFADGRIGNIEIAEPLVLGHEFMGVVVQAPGGTLDGDDRPLGVGDRVAVEPHVACGHCRECREGNPNLCTHHTFMGVFPRDGALQKYLTAPAHNCFVLPDSVTDNGGAMLEPLGVALHALRLGHVNVGDRAAVVGAGPIGLLLVQLLKLAGVTALHVIEPLAWRREFATRSGATSVSPAFDPAEDSRYNVVFEAGWADDSVQTSALLARPGAKVVLVGIPGDDRCTVQHSLARRKGLSLIFSRRMAHTYPEAIALVERGMVDVDGLVSDVFPLEQVQRAFERHAGYEDGVIKVMVRVG; this comes from the coding sequence ATGAGCCATCCCGCCGCCGTGTTGACCGGCCCCGGCCAGTTCGCCCTGACCCAGCGTGACCTTCCCACCCCCGGACCCGGCGAGGTGGTGGTCGAAATCCGCACCGTCGGCGTGTGCGGCTCCGACATCCACATGTTCGCGGACGGACGCATCGGGAACATCGAGATCGCCGAACCCCTCGTGCTCGGCCACGAGTTCATGGGCGTGGTGGTGCAGGCACCGGGGGGGACGCTGGACGGCGACGACCGGCCCCTGGGGGTGGGGGACCGGGTGGCCGTCGAGCCGCACGTCGCCTGCGGGCACTGCCGGGAGTGCCGGGAGGGGAATCCCAACCTCTGCACCCACCACACCTTCATGGGCGTGTTCCCGCGCGACGGGGCCTTGCAGAAGTACCTCACCGCGCCCGCCCACAACTGCTTCGTCCTGCCGGACAGCGTGACGGACAACGGCGGCGCGATGCTCGAACCGCTGGGGGTAGCCCTCCACGCGTTGCGGCTGGGACATGTGAACGTCGGGGACCGGGCCGCCGTCGTCGGGGCGGGACCCATCGGGCTGCTGCTCGTCCAGCTCCTCAAGCTCGCGGGCGTGACGGCCCTGCACGTCATCGAGCCGCTGGCCTGGCGGCGGGAGTTCGCCACCCGCAGCGGCGCGACCTCCGTCTCCCCGGCTTTCGACCCCGCCGAGGACTCGCGCTACAACGTGGTGTTCGAGGCGGGGTGGGCGGACGATTCGGTGCAGACCTCGGCGCTGCTGGCCCGGCCCGGCGCGAAGGTCGTCCTCGTCGGGATTCCCGGCGACGACCGCTGCACGGTGCAGCACTCGCTGGCCCGGCGCAAGGGCCTCTCCTTGATCTTCTCGCGGCGCATGGCGCACACCTACCCGGAGGCCATCGCCCTCGTCGAGCGCGGGATGGTAGACGTGGACGGGCTGGTGAGCGACGTGTTCCCGCTCGAACAGGTGCAGCGCGCCTTCGAGCGCCACGCGGGCTACGAGGACGGCGTGATCAAGGTGATGGTGCGGGTGGGCTGA
- a CDS encoding arabinan endo-1,5-alpha-L-arabinosidase: MRESRKGRRAAPLFLLTLGSLALGGGGRPTQPVLAGDLQIHDPTLLRVGTTYIALGTGYENVDGGTLRIKTSPDGISWTDAGTLGETQPAWVEKQLGTTPPNLWAPHLFARGGTTYLYYSASLFGKNTSAIGLMTNRNLDPRNPGKGWTDQGVVVTSREGDNFNAIDAARIDTPDGRAWLAFGSFWDGIKMRELDPVSGKLKVENGQLHSLASRGGGAVEAPSILRHGGHYYLFVSFDRCCAGLESTYRIMVGRSKNVTGPYVDREGVPMLRGGGSQLQATWGRFIGPGGQEALQGGGRGLLVYHYYDGDLGGTPQLQTATLRWGADGWPTLDPLPQGGPP, encoded by the coding sequence GTGAGGGAGAGCCGGAAGGGGAGACGGGCCGCGCCCCTCTTCCTGCTCACGCTGGGTTCTCTCGCGCTGGGAGGGGGCGGGCGGCCCACCCAGCCCGTCTTGGCGGGCGACCTGCAAATCCACGACCCCACGCTGCTGAGGGTTGGAACTACCTACATCGCCCTCGGCACCGGCTACGAGAACGTGGACGGCGGAACGCTCAGGATCAAGACTTCCCCGGATGGCATCTCTTGGACGGACGCCGGAACGCTGGGGGAGACGCAACCGGCGTGGGTGGAGAAGCAGCTCGGGACGACTCCGCCGAACCTCTGGGCACCGCACCTCTTCGCTCGCGGCGGGACGACCTACCTCTACTACTCCGCCTCCCTCTTCGGCAAGAACACGAGCGCCATCGGACTCATGACCAACAGGAACCTCGACCCCAGGAATCCGGGCAAGGGTTGGACGGATCAGGGCGTGGTCGTCACCAGCCGGGAGGGGGACAACTTCAACGCCATCGATGCGGCGCGGATCGACACGCCGGACGGGCGGGCGTGGCTGGCCTTCGGGTCCTTCTGGGACGGCATCAAGATGCGGGAACTCGACCCCGTGAGCGGCAAGTTGAAGGTGGAGAATGGGCAGCTCCACAGCCTCGCCTCACGCGGCGGCGGGGCTGTCGAAGCGCCGTCCATCCTGCGGCACGGCGGTCACTACTACCTCTTCGTCTCGTTCGACCGCTGTTGCGCGGGGCTGGAGAGCACCTACCGCATCATGGTCGGGCGCTCGAAGAATGTGACCGGGCCATACGTCGATAGGGAGGGCGTGCCGATGCTGCGAGGCGGCGGCAGTCAGCTTCAGGCCACCTGGGGCCGCTTCATCGGGCCGGGCGGGCAGGAGGCGTTGCAAGGCGGCGGGCGCGGCCTGCTCGTCTACCACTACTACGACGGGGACCTGGGGGGCACGCCCCAACTCCAGACCGCGACCCTGCGCTGGGGGGCCGATGGCTGGCCCACCCTCGACCCCCTGCCTCAAGGAGGACCGCCATGA
- the araA gene encoding L-arabinose isomerase translates to MTTLIGTAPRVVRPVHLAPAEVWFVCGSQHLYGSEALEQVADHARVVGGALNQSTSIPLEVVTKGVLTTPEEIRRLCREADSDPQCAGLILWMHTFSPSKMWTLGLSTLKKPFAHLHTQFDRELPWATLDMDYMNLNQSAHGDREAGFLHTRLRLERKVVVGHWSDPEVHERLGAWARAAWAWHDLQGARFARFGDNMRDVAVTEGDKVSAEVRFGFSVNAYPVGDLAERVNAASEGDVDALIQTYLQEYEVAPELRPGGERHASLRDGARIELGLRSLLEEGGFKGFTDNFQDLHGLKQLPGLATQRLMADGYGFGGEGDWKTAALVRAMKVMAQGLEGGTSFMEDYTYHLEPGNHQVLGAHMLEVCPSIAVDKPRLEVHPLGIGGKEDPVRLVFDSQRGRAINVSLIDLGNRFRFIVNEVEAVDHPELPNLPVARAVWECEPDFKTACAAWIHAGGAHHTGYSYAVTTEMIEDFAAIAGVELAVIDPETRLREFREGLRLNDLYYVLAQGLRA, encoded by the coding sequence ATGACGACCCTGATCGGCACCGCCCCACGAGTTGTCCGCCCCGTCCACCTCGCCCCGGCGGAGGTGTGGTTCGTCTGCGGCTCCCAGCACCTTTACGGCTCGGAGGCCCTCGAACAGGTCGCCGACCACGCCCGCGTCGTCGGGGGAGCGCTGAACCAGAGCACGAGCATTCCCCTCGAAGTCGTCACGAAGGGCGTCCTCACCACCCCCGAGGAGATTCGCCGCCTGTGCCGCGAGGCCGACAGCGACCCCCAGTGCGCGGGGCTGATCCTCTGGATGCACACCTTCTCGCCGTCGAAGATGTGGACTCTGGGACTGAGCACCCTGAAAAAGCCCTTCGCGCACCTGCACACCCAGTTTGACCGGGAACTGCCGTGGGCCACCCTGGACATGGACTACATGAACCTCAACCAGTCGGCGCACGGCGACCGGGAGGCGGGCTTCCTCCACACCCGGCTGCGGCTAGAACGCAAGGTCGTGGTGGGCCACTGGTCGGACCCCGAAGTTCACGAACGGCTGGGGGCGTGGGCGCGGGCCGCGTGGGCGTGGCACGACCTCCAGGGAGCGCGGTTCGCCCGCTTCGGCGACAACATGCGCGACGTGGCCGTCACCGAGGGCGACAAGGTGAGCGCGGAGGTGCGCTTCGGCTTCTCGGTGAACGCCTACCCGGTGGGCGACCTCGCCGAGCGGGTGAACGCGGCGAGCGAGGGGGACGTGGACGCCCTGATCCAGACCTATCTTCAGGAGTACGAGGTCGCCCCCGAGTTGCGGCCCGGCGGTGAGCGTCACGCCTCCCTGCGGGACGGGGCACGCATCGAACTCGGCCTGCGCTCCCTTCTGGAGGAGGGCGGCTTCAAGGGCTTCACCGACAACTTTCAGGACCTACACGGCCTCAAGCAGCTTCCCGGCCTCGCCACCCAGCGGCTGATGGCGGACGGGTACGGCTTCGGCGGGGAGGGCGACTGGAAGACGGCGGCCCTCGTGCGCGCGATGAAGGTGATGGCGCAGGGGCTGGAGGGCGGCACCTCCTTCATGGAGGACTACACGTACCACCTCGAACCCGGCAACCATCAGGTCCTGGGCGCGCACATGCTGGAGGTCTGCCCAAGTATCGCCGTAGACAAGCCCCGGCTGGAAGTCCACCCCCTCGGTATCGGCGGCAAGGAGGATCCGGTGCGGCTGGTGTTCGACTCTCAGCGGGGGCGGGCGATCAACGTCTCCCTCATCGACCTGGGCAACCGTTTCCGTTTCATCGTGAACGAGGTGGAGGCGGTAGACCACCCGGAGTTGCCGAACCTGCCCGTCGCCCGCGCAGTGTGGGAGTGCGAGCCGGACTTCAAGACGGCGTGCGCGGCGTGGATTCACGCGGGTGGGGCGCACCACACGGGCTACAGCTACGCCGTCACGACCGAGATGATCGAGGACTTCGCGGCGATTGCTGGAGTGGAGCTGGCGGTGATCGACCCGGAAACGCGGCTGCGGGAGTTCCGGGAAGGGCTGCGCCTGAACGACCTGTATTACGTTCTGGCGCAGGGCCTGCGGGCGTGA
- a CDS encoding L-ribulose-5-phosphate 4-epimerase, producing MYEDLRTDLTRLHLELPKNGLVTWTSGNISARAGEHMVIKPSGVTFEALNPESMVVTDLEANVVEGNFSPSSDTATHAYIYRHMPDVGGIVHTHSPYATAWAANAREIPCVLTAMADEFGGPIPCGGFALIGGEEIGAEVVRVLRGHRSPAIILQNHGVFTVGKTPGAALKAAVMCEDVARTVFLAFQLGDVQPIAQEHIDKLYDRYTNVYGQRTAAPVKGTP from the coding sequence ATGTACGAGGACTTGAGAACAGACCTCACCCGGCTGCACCTGGAACTCCCTAAAAACGGTCTCGTGACCTGGACGAGCGGCAACATCAGCGCCCGCGCCGGGGAGCATATGGTTATCAAGCCCAGCGGCGTCACCTTCGAGGCCCTGAACCCGGAGAGCATGGTCGTCACCGACCTGGAGGCGAACGTGGTGGAGGGGAACTTCAGCCCCTCGTCCGACACCGCCACGCACGCCTACATCTACCGCCACATGCCCGACGTGGGCGGCATCGTCCACACCCACAGCCCTTACGCGACCGCGTGGGCCGCCAACGCCCGCGAGATTCCCTGTGTCCTGACCGCGATGGCCGACGAGTTCGGCGGGCCGATTCCCTGCGGCGGCTTCGCCCTGATCGGCGGGGAGGAGATCGGGGCGGAGGTCGTGCGGGTGCTGCGCGGTCACCGCTCGCCCGCGATCATCCTGCAAAACCACGGGGTCTTCACGGTCGGCAAGACGCCGGGGGCCGCCCTCAAGGCCGCCGTGATGTGCGAGGACGTGGCGCGGACGGTGTTCCTCGCCTTCCAGCTCGGAGACGTGCAGCCCATCGCTCAGGAACACATCGACAAACTCTACGACCGCTACACGAACGTTTACGGGCAGAGGACCGCCGCCCCCGTGAAAGGAACCCCATGA
- a CDS encoding ribulokinase, with protein MAERYAVGVDFGSESGRAVVVRVSDGAVMGEGVTPYAHVVMDHALPTGERLGKEWALQHPQDYLDVFQQAVPAALGASGVSPDDVVGIGIDFTACTPMPTLADGTPLCFLPEYERRPHAWVKLWKHHAAQPQADRINALAGQRGEFWLPRYGGKQSSEWFFAKALQILEEDPEVYAASERFIEAADWVVWQLTGVETRNACTAGYKAIHQDGRFPSSDYFAALHPDFADVVQTRLKEDLAPLGGKAGELTPQAAAWTGLKPGTAVAVANVDAHVTLPAAGVTEPGRLVAIMGTSTCHVLLGDKLREVPGMCGVVPDGVVPGLYGYEAGQSGVGDIFAWFVKNGVPPEYHEQARREGLDLHALLEREAATQKPGAHGLVALDWINGNRSVLVDANLSGMILGLTLGTRAPDIYRALIEATAYGTRVIVENFEQSGVPVNEIVISGGLKRNRMLMQIYADVTGRPLSVLDVEQGPAVGSAMHAAVAAGEYPDIFAAAKCMGKVRRDAFVPDARSQRTYDRLYAEYTGLHDYFGRGANEVMHRLKAMRRAD; from the coding sequence ATGGCTGAGCGTTACGCGGTCGGGGTGGACTTCGGCAGCGAGTCGGGCCGCGCCGTGGTCGTCCGCGTGTCCGACGGTGCCGTGATGGGGGAGGGCGTGACCCCCTACGCCCACGTCGTGATGGACCACGCCCTGCCGACGGGGGAGCGGTTGGGCAAGGAGTGGGCGCTGCAACACCCGCAGGACTACCTGGACGTGTTCCAGCAGGCCGTTCCCGCCGCGCTGGGGGCGTCCGGCGTCTCCCCCGACGACGTGGTGGGCATTGGCATCGACTTCACCGCCTGCACGCCGATGCCCACGCTGGCGGACGGGACGCCGCTGTGCTTCCTGCCCGAATACGAGCGCCGCCCGCACGCCTGGGTCAAGCTCTGGAAGCATCACGCCGCACAACCGCAGGCGGACCGGATCAACGCGCTAGCGGGACAACGCGGCGAGTTCTGGCTCCCCCGCTACGGCGGCAAGCAGTCCTCGGAGTGGTTCTTCGCCAAAGCCTTGCAGATTCTGGAGGAGGACCCCGAGGTCTACGCGGCGAGCGAACGCTTCATCGAGGCCGCCGACTGGGTGGTGTGGCAACTGACGGGCGTGGAGACGCGCAACGCCTGCACGGCGGGGTACAAGGCGATTCATCAGGATGGGCGTTTCCCGAGTTCCGACTACTTCGCGGCGCTCCATCCAGACTTTGCCGACGTGGTGCAGACGCGGTTGAAGGAAGACCTCGCGCCCCTCGGAGGCAAGGCCGGGGAACTCACCCCGCAGGCCGCCGCGTGGACGGGCCTCAAGCCAGGCACCGCCGTCGCCGTCGCCAACGTGGACGCGCACGTGACGCTGCCCGCCGCCGGGGTGACGGAACCGGGACGACTGGTGGCGATCATGGGCACCTCGACCTGCCACGTCCTCCTCGGGGACAAATTGCGCGAGGTGCCGGGCATGTGCGGCGTGGTGCCGGATGGCGTCGTGCCGGGGCTGTACGGGTACGAGGCGGGGCAGAGCGGGGTGGGGGACATCTTCGCGTGGTTCGTGAAGAACGGCGTCCCCCCGGAGTACCACGAGCAGGCGAGGCGGGAAGGCCTAGACCTGCACGCCCTGCTCGAACGTGAGGCTGCCACGCAGAAACCCGGCGCACACGGCCTCGTCGCCCTCGACTGGATCAACGGCAACCGCAGCGTGCTCGTGGATGCGAACCTCAGTGGCATGATCCTGGGCCTCACGCTGGGCACCCGCGCGCCGGACATCTACCGGGCGCTGATCGAGGCGACGGCGTACGGGACGCGGGTGATCGTCGAGAACTTCGAGCAGAGCGGCGTACCGGTGAACGAAATCGTGATTTCTGGTGGGTTGAAGCGCAACCGGATGCTGATGCAGATTTACGCCGACGTGACGGGCCGCCCGCTGAGCGTCCTCGACGTGGAGCAGGGTCCGGCGGTGGGGAGCGCGATGCACGCGGCGGTGGCGGCGGGCGAGTACCCCGACATCTTCGCCGCCGCCAAGTGCATGGGGAAGGTGCGGCGGGACGCCTTCGTGCCGGACGCGAGGAGTCAGCGCACCTACGACAGGCTCTACGCCGAATACACCGGGTTGCACGACTACTTCGGGCGCGGGGCGAACGAGGTCATGCACCGGCTGAAGGCGATGAGGAGGGCGGACTGA